In Plasmodium vinckei vinckei genome assembly, chromosome: PVVCY_13, a single genomic region encodes these proteins:
- a CDS encoding signal peptide peptidase, putative: MNLLKLIGKNKKMKNHDKRNSIIYYSCYVLIVLIIILSRFIVIPLVAQMSLYTLITIYIGSHESLKQLEAEEKSQKTDHITTYDAIMFPIIGSAALLTLYFAYKFLDPYYVNMLLTVYLTMAGVFSLQGVFSTILEPFFPRLFKKDEYIKSINAPKFISKEPIVFNTNKGEILSLIVCFIIGGRWLFYKDFITHNILAISFCFQALSLVILSNFVIGFILLSGLFVYDIFWVFGNDVMVTVAKSFEAPVKLLFPVSLDPLHYSMLGLGDIIIPGILMALCLRFDFYLHRNKIHKGNTKKMFNDISIHESFKKYYFYTITVFYQAGLLLTYCMLFYFQHAQPALLYLVPACIIAIVGCALCKKEFTIMIKYQEITDKGSNTDEAKKKLIEKEETLKSQESIMSVTKKRMNAK; this comes from the exons ATGAATTTACTAAAGTtaattggaaaaaataaaaaaatgaagaatcACGACAAGCGGAAttcaataatttattactCCTGTTATGTACTTATAG ttttaattataattttgtcgAGGTTTATTGTGATACCTCTAGTAGCCCAAATGTCTTTATATACACTTATAACGATATACATTGGAAGTCATGAAAGCTTAAAACAATTAGAG gCTGAAGAAAAAAGTCAAAAGACTGACCATATAACGACATATGATGCAATAATGTTTCCAATTATTGGATCAGCTGCTTTATTAACATT GTATTTTGCCTACAAGTTTTTAGATCCCTATTATGTGAATATGCTACTAACCGTTTATTTAACAATGGCCGGAGTATTTTCACTACAAGGTGTTTTTTCAACTATTTtg gaACCCTTTTTTCCACGattgtttaaaaaagatgaatatattaaaagtaTTAATGCTCCAAAGTTTATTTCAAAag AACCAATTGTATTTAATACAAACAAAGGAGAAATTTTGAGTTTGattgtttgttttataattgGTGGACGATGGTTATTTTACAAAGACTTTATTACACACAATATTTTAGCAATTTCCTTTTGCTTCCAA GCACTATCATTGGTCATTTTAAGCAACTTCGTAATTGGATTCATACTATTG tCTGGATTATTCGTGTATGACATATTTTGGGTCTTTGGAAATGACGTTATGGTTACCGTTGCAAAa tcaTTTGAAGCTCCTGTAAAATTGTTGTTCCCAGTATCTTTAGATCCATTACATTATAGCATGCTTGGTTTAGGAGATATAATTATTCCAGGAATTTTAATGGCTTTATGCTTACgttttgatttttatttgcatagaaataaaatacataaagGAAATACCAAGAAAATGTTTAATGATATATCTATTCATGAATCTTTcaagaaatattatttttatacaataaCAGTATTTTATCAAGCAggtttattattaacatattGTATgctcttttattttcaacatGCTCAACCAGCTTTGTTATATTTAGTACCTGCTTGTATAATAGCCATAGTAGGATGCgcattatgtaaaaaagaatttaCAATAATGATTAAATATCAAGAAATTACAGATAAAGGTTCAAATACCGATGAAGCAAAGAAAAAGCTCattgaaaaagaagaaaccCTTAAAAGTCAAGAATCAATTATGTCagttacaaaaaaaagaatgaaTGCTAAATAA